Part of the Desulfovibrio desulfuricans genome, TGCTGGTCAAACTCCACGGCAAGGTTGCCTGCGGCTACCTGCCCGGCATTGGCAACAAGCCGCGAAATCCGGCGAATGAGAAAATGGCGGATCGCCAGCACCGTAAAGGCAATGAGAGCCAGCAGGCCCACAGCCCCCATGATGGACGAGCGCAGCAACTGGTTTTCCATGGCGGTCCAGGCGTTGGTGACGTCAAGTTTCATCACCAGCTGGCCGAGGATTGGTTCAGATTCGCCGTGGCAGTGATAGCACCTGCGCTGGTTGGCTATGGAAAAAACGCTGCCCAGAATTTTTTTACCGTTCTGGTCAATAAAAATGGCTTCCTCAATGGGCTGTTTGAGGCCGCGCACATGCAGGCCCGCCAGCTCCTTGTCCGCTTCAACCGCTGCAAAATCCTTGCGCAGGGTGGTGTCGTCCGTACTGTAAGTGATATTGCCCGCGTAGGAGGTCATGTAAGCGGTAATATGCCCGAATTTGCTTTTGATCTTGCTGAATTCGTCGGCTGTTCCCTTGTTGTCGCCCACGATCATGGGCTTTTCAATGCCCATATAGATCAGCCCTGTTTCCATATGCGCGCTGGAGCGGATTTCATCAGTCATAAGCTTTTTAACCCCGGCATATTCCAGGGTCATTATGCAGCTTATGACGAGAAAAGTAATAGTGACAATGGATACAGTAATTTTGAAATTAAGCGATCTGGATAAAAGCATTGCTACCCCCGAGCTAGTGCGCGCCGGAAAAGATCAGTGGCTTGAATTTGAAATCCTGAATCCGCTCGGAATTATGGCATGCCGTGCAGGTTTCCACGGCAGGCTTTCTGCTGATGGATTGAGGGTCCTGATTTTCCGCATGTTCGCTGCCTGGCCCGTGGCAGGTTTCGCAACCAACATCGGCCAGCTCGGGCGTTGTTTCTATGCTTTTGAATCCGCCCTTGTTGTAGCCAGTGGTGTGACATTCGTAGCATTTTTGAAGCTCGTGCTCCTTGAGCTTGGGCTTCATGATGGCTATAGAATTCCATGAATGGGCTTTTTTGGAATGCTTGATAAAAGAATTGTACTGCTCTTCATGGCATGGAGCGCAGTTTTTAGAACCAATGTAGGTTTTAGTGTTGTCTGCATTGCCTGCCTGAACAAAAAATAGCTGAATAAATGCTAAAAATAAGGCTGAAAGTAAACATTTTTTAAATAAATACAGCATTATCACGTTCTCTTTGATGGTTGTTTTTGCAGCCAGCCAGGAGCGCCAGTGAGGAGCGGAGACTTTGTCACTTCAAAAAACGTAAACCATGAATCGTGAATCAGTGCGGAAACCCTATACCCTTGCGCAGGGGAATGCCGCAGCAACGCAGAGCCTTTCGGCATGTTTTAGTAAATGATTATGCCATGTTTTGATTTCATGCGTTTTTTTTCATTTTTCATCGGTGATGATCAGGCCAAAGCCGCACCCTGGCCTGAAGGAGATGCAGACTCTATAATGCAAATTTTTTATGTTATTATACCCATGAATTTGAAAATTGCACTCACTGGTCAAGCAATGAATAAGCTGAAAAGCGATAATAGTATTATTTATGGATAATTTTTTTAAACATAAAAAAATACTTTATTGGTTAGCATTGGCGATTTTCTAAAATAGCGCTGAAAATAAGCATATTTTTGAGTAGTTAGCACAAAAAAATTTTAAAGTGAATAGACTCCCGAAAACAGGCAAGATCATGCCATGAACATCATGATAGTAAAGTTGCAATATGTAAAATTTTTTTATGCAATACATAAAGTTTTTGGCACATCATTGATTGAACACTGCTATCTTGCATCATTTGATAACAAAATGTGTATAGAACTCTTTTTGCTTTTTATACGAAAGCCATGGAATACAAATCAGGGGCGCGGGTATGGTACGTACGCGTGGAGGGCTCATGCTGGAGAAATGAACCTCCGCATGGATATTGACTGAATTGATGCAGATTCTGGGGAATGGTTGATGGGGGGATGGCCTGACCTGACCGTATATGTTGCGACGGCCCGTGCCTGAAAGGGATCAGGCTTTGAGGGGCAGGGCTGCGCGCAGTTCGTTTACGCCAGCGAGGGTTACGGAGCTCAGCGCAACGATTTGCGTTGTCCCTGCGCTGTGCAGAAAGCGCCTTGCGCGTTCCGTGTTGGCTGCGTCCATGTCTGTCTTGCTGATGACGCCAACGACGGTGCGGTTGAATATGCGGGCAAAACCCGGCGGGAAGGCGGAGGTTGGGCGGGTGGCGTCCTGCACAAAAAGAATGGCCGCGCATTCCGTGGCCAGGGTAATCAGGGCGCAGTAAAAACGGCGGTTTTCCAGAAATTCCGGCGGGGGAAAAACAAATTCTCCGGCATATTCCACGGCCATGGTACGCCGCAGATCCGGTACGGTGCAGCCAAGCAGGCGGGCAACGGTGCGTCTGCCCACCCCCCGTTCGCCCATAAGCATAATACGGCGCACGGCAGACCTATGACCGGGTGCAATCTGTCAGGGCGTAGTGGAGCACATCGCCAAAATAGCGCAGCACTTCACGCAGCCCGGCTTCGACGCTGGCCACATCGCCGGTGAGCAGCAGGGAGCCGCCAAACCTGTCCAGAAAGCCGATCTGCACATCGGCGGCCTTGGTGGCGATATCTGCGGCAATGATCACGCCTTCGCTGGGCGTGATGGTGAGTATGCCGATGGCGTCCGTTGCGCTTTCGTCAAGGCCGAGCTTGAGGGGAATGTCGCGCTGGGGGCTGGCGATAAGGTGCGCCAGAGTGATCTGCCTGCCGGGCACATACTCCTGTATGACGCGCTGTTTCGCTTCTTCCATGGTGCGGCTGCCTGTTTGCTTGAGGGAATGTTGATGGGCGCGCGGGGAGTCTGGCTCCCCGCGCAAGGGGTTGCCCGAGAGTAAACTGGTTAGAGCATTTCAACTTTGGAATGCTTCACATTTCAAAGTTCATCTGCTTCTAGAGCAACTGCTTTTTGAGATCGTCGCTGGGCGAGGGTATCACAATCTTGCTGACCACCGGGCCGCCGTCCGTCACGTTGGCCGCACCAGCGTCCACGGATGACTGCACGGCGCTGACCTCGCCCGTCATGAGCACAAAGGCTTTGCCGCCCAGGCCCGCAGAAAGGCGCAGTTCCACAAGGTGCACATCGCCAGCCTTGGCTGCGGCATCCGCCGCCAGCACGCAGGAGGCTGCGGTATATGTTTCAATAATGCCGAGAGCGTTGATCTTTTCCCTGATGGCGGTGCCGTTCATGGCTGGGATGACGCTTTCGTGCACGTTGGGGATGATAAAGGAATCCACCACCAGATCCGCGCCCAGGTGCAACCCGGTCTGCACGGAGCTGGTCACGGCTCCGGTATCGCCGGTGATGACCACAAGATAACGGCCAGGGCAGGTGGGGCGGGAGATAACCAGCTCCACATTGGCGGCTTTGACCATTTCGTCCGCCGTCTGAATGCCCACGCCGATGCTGTTCAGTTCCACACAGCCAATAGTGCGTAATTTCATGCCGCTCACCTGTTGCCTCACGCCTTGATGGTTATGATGCCGTTTTCAACGGCAGTGACCACGCCGTCAATGCTGGCGTGTACGCGCGCACCCATGGCCCCTTCGGGAATTTCACCGATGAGGTCGCCTGTTTTGACGTGATCGCCCGCATGCACCACGGCAAGAGCGGGCGCGCCTATGTGCTGGCGCAGGGGAATACGCACTTCCGAAGGCGTGTAGTCGCCTGCAAAGTGCGGGTGCGCTTCATAACCCGCAAGGCCAAGCCTGCTTACAAGGCGGCTGGTGGGAATCCTGCGCTCGTCGCGGAAACGCGAGGCCACAAGGGGTTCGCCCCTGTTTTCCCACTTGACCCCGGCGGCCATGAGTTCCTTTTTGAGCTGCGCGTTCACTTCCCTGGGCGAAAGGCCCATGGGGCAGGCGAACTTTTCGCAGATGCCGCATTCGGAGCAGAGCAGGGCCTCGCGCGCAATGGGCGAATCCACGGCCTGCCCGTCAAGCACGCGCATAAGCCGGTGCGGGTGCAGGCTGTGACCAAGCAACTGCCGGGGGCAAAGATCGGTACACTGCGAGCACTGACAGCAAATGGTGTTGGTAAGGCGTTTGACCGTGTGCGGGTCCATGACCTTGCGGCACACCACGTTGTGGTCGGGCGGCAGTACAAGGAGGCCGCTTGTGGTTTTGGTGACGGGCTGATCCGTATCGGGCAGCACGCGGCCCATCATGGGGCCGCCGTCCACCACGCGGTATTCGTCAATGGTCGGCCCGCCCGCAAATTGCAGCACCTCGGCAACACGCGTACCCACCGGCACGCGCACCACCATGGGCTTGCGCACCTCGCACCCCACGGTGAGGTAGCGGTGGGTCACAGGTTTGCCGTCCAGCGCGTGGGCCACATTGCAGAGCGATTCCACATTGCTTACCACTGCGCCGATCTGCAAAGGAATGCCGCGCTCGGGCACAATGCCGCCAAGCACTTCATAGACCATCACCTGCTCGTCGCCAGCGGGGTAGAAGTCGCCCAGTTCAAAGGCCTCGATGCGGCCCTTGCCAAGGCGGGCAACGCCTTCGCGTACACTCTGCATGGCGTGGGCGTGTTTGCCCTTGAGGCAGATGACGCCACGCCCGGCCCCTGTGCAATCCATCATGGCCTCGAGGCCGCGCACCAGAGTGTCCACCTGTGTTTCCATCAGATACGGATCGCTCATCAGCAGCGGTTCGCACGAAGCCCCGTTGACCAGCACCGTCTGCGCGGCGGCGTCGGCCTTGACGTGCGTGGGCAGGCCTGCGCCGCCCGCACCTACCACGCCAGCCGCGCGAATGGCGTCAACAATTGGTTTTCCCATGATGTCCTCTCACTGGAATTATCGCAAAGCGGGCCGCCAGAGCATTTCACTCCTGAAATGTTCGCTTGCGACAGGCAAAGCCTGCCTGCTCGCATTTCGTGGCAAGGATTTTCAGGAAAACCCCTGCAGAGCAGTTACCCCATTTCTTTCGTAAACTGCCCTAACCGCACCCGCCGCAATCACATAGCCCGGCTTCAGGCTTTACTTGCACTTGGGCAGAATCATTTCCACTTCTTCATGGGGGCGGGGGATAACGTGCACGCTCACAAGTTCGCCCACGCGCGAGGCAGCGGCAGCGCCCGCATCGGTGGCGGCCTTAACAGCGCCCACATCGCCGCGCACCATCACGGTCACCAGACCGGAACCCACCTGTTCGCGACCGATGAGGGTCACGTTGGCAGCCTTGACCATGGCATCGGCAGCTTCCACAGCGCCAACAAGACCACGGGTTTCAACCATGCCGAGAGCGTCAGTCATTATAGCCATTGTAATCTCCTTTTATGTTTGCGTATGCGCGGCAGAGGCTTAAGCGTGAAGGCTCTTGCCGATCACTGCCACGGTTTCCAGCGTCACCTTCCGCAGTTCGTCGGGGTCGGTGATGCCATAGTGCTGTTTGATGATGGCGGCCACGCCGATGAGCAGCTCATCGCAGTGTTCGTCATGTCCGTCATGCGCGTGTTGCGCGCATTCGCCGTGGCCGCAGTGGTGGGCGGCGGCCTCGTCGTAGCTTATCTGGACGCCGCGCTTGCAAAGTTCATCGCGCGCGCCGGGGGTCAGAATCTTTGCGGAGTCCATCACAAGCTTGTTGCTGTGGATGAACTGATCAAGATTATCAATGGTTATCAGCGTTTTTCCCATATGTGCCTCGTTCGTTCCGCAGGCGCGGGTTATTGTTGGGCGTCATTGGCGCTACGCCGCGCCGTGCCCGCCAGCGCGTTGACCACTTCCGGGTCGGGCTGGGGAATGACCACCATACGCATCAGGTTGTTGCCCAGCACGTCAGCGGCTGCGGCTGCGGCTTCACGCACGGCGGCCACATCGCCTGTCAGCACAAAGTATGACTTGCCGCTAATGCCCTGGCCAAGAACCATGCGCATGAGCGACACCTCCGCCTGCTTGACGGCCTTGTCTGCCGCTATGACGCTGTCTGCCGCGTTGCGGCATTCAACAACGCCCAGGGCCGCGCCGCCGATTTCAGCGGGCATGCGTCGCAGAACATTGAGTACCTGGCTGGACACATTGGAAACAACATAGCTGCCCGCAAGGCGCGCTTCCGTTGCTCTGGCGGCTTGCACCGAGGCGTCTACCGCCTCTCTGTCTCCCCCCACAAGGATGAGAAAGCGCCCTGCGCACACAACGGAAGCGCGCACCAGCGTGACCGGAGCGGCCTTGAGCATGATGTCGGCCAGCTCCGCCCCAGCGGCTATGCTGCGGCTGTCCACAATGCCCAGCGTATCCATGAGCTATTCGCTCTCCGGGCTTTTGCCCATCATTTCTTCCTGATCCAGAATGCCCACAATGGCTGCATCAACAGGGGATTCCTGATTGTACAGAGCCTTGCGGGCCGGGCTGCCGGTGGTGATAAGCACGCGTTCGCCAATACCGGCTCCCACGCAGTCCACCGCCACAAAACTTTCGGCCAGCCTGTTGTGGGCGAGGTCAAGGCGCTGTACCACCATGAGCTTGAGCCCGTTGAGGGAATCTTCCTTTCGCGTGGCCCATACGTTACCGACGACAATGCCTATCAGCATGCGACACCTACAGATCTTTCAGAATGGTCATGTTGCGTTCCACCGCCGCATCCTGCGCCAGCGGTGTTACAACGGCCCCTTGGGGAGCACGCAGGGTGCGCGCGCCCGTTGCGGCGGCCTCGGCCACATGGTTTGCGGTTATAAGACAATCGCGCGTGCGCGACGCCTCCGGCGCGGCCTCGACGAGTTCCGTCAGGCCAAAGGCCGCAAGCCGCGCTTCATATTCTTCATACAGGCGCAAAAGCGCGTCCGGGGCAGTGGCGGCGTGTGCGCGGTAAGCAAAGCCAAGGGTGCGCACCTGTTTGCCCTGCAAGAGCAGGTCAAGCACTTCGCGCTGGGCAAGGCTTGAGCCGCGCCCAAGCGCCAGATCCGCCATATCCGGGCAGGAAAGCTCAGGCAGGATGTAGAGGACCGGTTCCTGCCCGGCGCTCTGCCCCTGAAAGCACACCTGCATGGCGCTGCCGAGGCGCTTTTCCACCTGGCGGGCGAGGGCTTCGTCCCTGGGGGCCAGCACCTGAGCCACGGATGCGGGCCTGGTATCAAGCTGATCCAGCACGGCCCGCACCACGGCGGTAATAAGTGTGTTCAGTTCCACGGGCATAGGCCGCGCTCCTATAATCATTTAAGGCTTTGAATTATATTCGTAAAAGCAAAATGCTCTAGTCTGTGCAGTTGAGGGCTATGCCCAGCGGCGTCACCAGAAAAGGATTGGCGGGCTTGAATGTGGGCACGCCGGTGTCTTTCTGGATGATGGATTCCATATCAGCGAGGCAGCAGGTGCCGCCCACAAGGTACAGGGCCGAAACCTTGCGCCCCTGAATGTGCTTCCTGATGATGGCCGCCATCTTTTCAATCACGGGGCGCACCACGGGCAGAAGTTCCTTGTGGCGGCTCGCGTCCTTTTTCAGGTCTTCAGCTTCGTCAAAAGGAATGTCGTAATTACCCGCCAGCACAAGTGAAACGTGCGTTCCGCCCGTGGGTTCGTCCGCCACGTACACAACCTTGTCGTCCTGCAACAGGGCAATGCCGGTGGTGCCGCCGCCGATATCCACGATGGCGCCGTCGCGCACCTGCAAAACGCTGTTGGCCGCAGTGGGTTCGTCAAGCAGGGCGGTAACGCGGTAGCCAGCGGCCTCCGCCACATGGCGATGGGTTGCGCAGTCGCGCTCGCTGGTGCCGGGCGGAACGGCGATGGCGGCATTTTCAAGCTTGCGGCCAAGGCGTTCTTCCAGCTCTTCGGTCAGCTCGCGCACAATGCGCGCGCCGCCCGCGTAGTCCACCACCAGACCGTCACGCACCACCTGGGCAAAGCGCATGGCACAGGCCACAGGCTCGCGTTTGGCGTTGACCACAACCACCACAATGTACGCGGTGCCAAGGTCTACGCCCACATAAAGGGGTTCCGTGGGGCTGACCTTGCGGGGATTTTCCCGGCACTGGTCAAGCGTGGCGATCAGTTTGTCCGCTGCGGCAAAGTCCATATCAGCCCCTTGAGCGCCGCACGATGACGCCGGTGACGCCGGGCTTCCAGCCTGCGCTGTTGCCTTCGTCCGCATCAATGTGCATGGCAAGTTTGAAGGAGTCGCTCACGCGCACCAGCACGTCTTCAAGAATCATGGGCCGTTCCGTATCAAGACGCACGGCGACCTTGTCCTTGTCCTTGAGGCCGAAGCGTTCGGCATCATCGGTGTGCATGTGGATGTGGCGGGCGGCAACAATCACGCCCGATTCCAGGCCCACAATACCCGTGGTGGATGCAAGCACGATGCCAGGGGTGTCCTTGGTGTCGCCGCTCTGGCGCACCGGAGGATTGATGCCCAGAATGCGGGCATCGGTCTTGGAAAGCTCTATCTGCGAAACGCTGCGGGCGGGGCCGAGAACGGCCACCTTGTCCATGACGCCCTTGGGGCCGATCAGCCGCACACGTTCAACGCACAAAAATTGTCCCGGCTGCGAGAGCGGCCTTTCGGGTCGCAGGGCCTCACCGTACAGCGACAGCGCATCTTCGACGCTCAGGTGGACGTGACGGGCGGAAATCTCCACCGGGATGGGCCCGGCGTTCATGGTTTCTTCCCTGTCGCTGCTGGCGCACTGCTCTGTCAGCACCTTGCGCACAACATCTGTCACAATGTCCTTGATCGCTTGTTCGTTCATCTTGGCTCCAGCATGCAACGGCTGCGCATTGGGCAACCGCCTTGTAAATACGCGGGAATCGGGCCGCAGGCTCAAATTCCTTTGGCGGGCGTTTTTATGGGCAACACCGCGCCGTTTCCGTAGAGGCGTTCTGCCTGTGGCTCCCCCGGCGCTGCTCGCGTGCAGCGCGCTGCCCGTCAGTGTGCGCCGGGGGGCCAGATACGGCAAAGACTAGGCTTCGCGCTTGGGCAGAATCATTTCCACTTCGCTGTGGGGGCGGGGGATCACGTGCACGCTCACGAGTTCGCCCACCTTTTTGGCAGCGGCGGCACCGGCGTCAGTGGCGGCCTTAACAGCGCCCACATCGCCGCGCACCATCACGGTGACAAGGCCGGAACCCACCTGGCTACGGCCAATAAGGGTTACGTTGGCGGCTTTCACCATGGCATCGGCGGCTTCAATGGCGCCCACAAGACCACGGGTTTCGATCATGCCCAGAGCGTTGGCGGAAGCGGTCATAGCTATTCTCCTTGCGTTATTTGCGTATGTTGTTGTGCCCCTGAGCGGGTCATGCCGTTGGGGGCATTCCGCAATAACGGGCTGTTACGGTTACATTGGGCGGGCACTGGCCAGCCCGGTGTAGCTGCTGCTAAAGAACCTTCTTCAGCTCGGCCACAATCAGTTCGGTGACGGCGTTGATATCAATGTTGCCAGCGCTGGCAGCCGGGGCAGACGTGCCATGACCGCTGCCGGAGCAGCAGGAGGAGGCAGGGGCAGCATGGCTGTCCGCGCCGTGCCCGTTGCCGGAGCAGCAGCACTGGGAGTTAAGGTCATAGGCCACACGGCGGATGTTGATCAGGTTCATGGGCGTGACGTTGTCGGAAGTGGCACTGCCGCCAACGGCCCCGCAGCCCAGGGTGAACGAGGGGAACAGCCCGGTGCTGAGGCCCACCGCGCCCTGCGTGGCGGGCGTGTTGACCATGATGCGCGAAACAGGCTTTTTGAGGCCGAATTCGCGGATGATTTCTTCGTTGTTGGAGTGGATGGCAAGGGTGTGGCCCGCGCCGCAGTTGTGCAGCAGGGCGGTGCACAGTTCGCAGGCTTCATGCCAGTCTTCCACCACGTAAAAGCCGAGCAGGGCCGTGAGCTTTTCCTTGGAGAAAGGATACTTGTGGCCAACGCCCTTTTCGTCCGAAACGAGCAGGCGCGTACCCTGGGGTACGTCGATGCCGGCGATGCGTGCGATGGTCTGGGCGTCGCGGCCCACAATGGCGGGGTTCATGCTGCCATTGCCGCGTTCCATGACGTTCTTGACCTTTTCCAGCTTTTCGCCCTGGAGGAAGTAGGCTCCCTGGGCTTCCAGCGTGGCGCGCACCTTGGCGGCGATGCAGGATTCGGTGACGATGGACTGCTCGGAGGCGCAGATGGTGCCGTTGTCGAAAGTTTTGCTGCTCATGATCTTGGTCACGGCGCTTTCGATATCAGCGGTGCGTTCAATGAAGGCGGGCGTGTTGCCAGCGCCCACTCCCAGTGCGGGCGTGCCGGAGCTGTACGCGGCCTTGACCATGCCGGGGCCGCCCGTGGCAAGGATGAGATCGCAGATCTTCATCAGTTCGTTGGTGCCTTCAATGGTGGGAATGGTAATGCAGCTCACCAGATCGGGCGACACGTTGCAGCTGCGCAGCGCGCCCTGAATGATTTCCACCGTCTTGGCAATGCACTTGCGGGCGCTGGGGTGCGGCGTAAACACAATGGCATTGCCCGACTTGAGCGAGATGAGCGACTTGTAGATGGTGGTGGACGTGGGGTTGGTGGAGGGCACAATACCCGCAATCACACCCACGGGCACGGCCACTTCCACAACCTTGGTCTCGTTGTTGGTGGAAAGAATGCCCACGGTCTTCATGTCGCGAATGCAGGCATAGACCTTTTCGCTGGCAAGCAGGTTCTTGGTCTTTTTGTCCTGCGGCTTGCCAAAGCCGGTTTCTTCCGCAGCCATTGTGCCCAGCGTTTCAGCCTGGGCAGCGGTGGCTTCGGAAACGGCCTTGATCACGGCGTCCACACGTTCCTGGCTCATCTGTGCGAATTCCGGCTGCGCCTTGCGCGCAGCGCGAACCAGTGCGCGCACCTCCTGAATGGAGAGCAAATCCTTATCGACCATTTTTTACTCCTTTTCCTTCAGAGCCGCCCGGCAAATGGCGTCTATCAGCGTTTTCTTGTCGGAGGAGACAATCTGTCCGCGCGTGAGCGGAACCTGAAGGTCTCTGGCCAACTGCCGAAGTTTGTTTATGCTCATGCCCGCGAGTTTTTCCTTGCTCGGGGGCGCGGCCTGCGTGGCGGGCTTCGCCTTGTCGGCGGGGTCAGTCATGCTTGTCTGGCCTTCCTGTGCGGCCTCTGCCGGGGCCGCCGCCTCAATCTCAATGCTGCGCGGTTGCAACAGCAAAATATGTTCAAGCTCCGCATCGGGGCGGGGGATGACATGCCGCGAAACGCACTCCGCGCCTTCAATGCGCGCAATGGAGGCCGTGGCTGCGTCCACGGAGGACTGCACGGCAGCCACCTCGCCCGCAATGGTGATGGTCACAAGCCCGCCGGAAGCAAGGGACTTTTCGAGCAGGCGCACGTCTGCTGCCTTGAGCATGGCGTCGGCAGCCTCAATGGCTCCTATCAAGCCCCTCGTTTCCACAAGTCCTAATGCCAGCATGCTTTTTCTCCTTCACTGCGCAAGGGCGCGGCGCGGGTTTGTCCGTAATTGTCTGCGTTAATGCCTGATGGTCTTCACATCGAGGTCATAGCCACGTAAAATGCTTTCCATGGTCGCCATATCCCGGTCATCAAGCACAGGGTTGTCCTTGATGGGATATTCCATGTCGAGCTGGGCGTACTTGCCGACGCCCATCTTGTGGTAGGGGAGCAGATCAACACCCTTCAGGTTTTTCATACCTTTGTAATTATACAGAAATTTTCCCACGGCGTGCAGTTCTTCCGCATCGTCGTTGTATCCCTTCAGCAGGGGCATGCGGATGCGCACGTTGCTGCCGTTTTCAAGCAGCCAGCTCAGGTTCGCCAGTATGGTCTCGTTGCGCACGCCCGTGAGGGCGTAGTGCTTTTCCGGATTCATGTGCTTGATGTCGAAGAGGAAGAGATCAACCACTTCGGCAAGCTGGCGCACAACTTCAGGGCGGGCATAGCCGCACGTTTCCATGGCGGTGTTGATGCCCTTGTGCTTACAGGCCAGGAGCAGGTTTGCCACGGCTTCCGGCTGGAGCATTGGCTCGCCGCCGCCTACGGTAACGCCCCCGCCGGAGCTCTGGTAAAAAGGCCAGTCCTGTTCCACCACTTCCAGCAGTTCAGAAATGCCCTTGCATTCGCCCGCGATGGCCAGCGCCCCCTGGGGGCAGGCCTTGACGCAGCGCCCGCAGGCGATGCAGTCAAGCTCCCTGTTGACGGTATGCTGGCCTTGCTCTCCTGCGAGCGCGTGAATGCCTGAGGGGCAGACGGGCACGCACGCGCCGCAGGAGATACAAAGGTCTTTTTTGTACAGCACATCACAGCGCCGACGCTGGCTTTCGGGGTTTGAGCACCATTTGCAGCGAAGGGCGCAGCCCTTGAAGAAAACGATGGTGCGTATGCCCGGACCGTCATACATATTGTATTTCTGTATGTTGAAAACGATGGCTTTTCTTTCGATCACGGTGCTTTTCCCCTGCCGTATGCCGTTACGCTTGTGTTGCCG contains:
- a CDS encoding cytochrome c family protein translates to MLYLFKKCLLSALFLAFIQLFFVQAGNADNTKTYIGSKNCAPCHEEQYNSFIKHSKKAHSWNSIAIMKPKLKEHELQKCYECHTTGYNKGGFKSIETTPELADVGCETCHGPGSEHAENQDPQSISRKPAVETCTACHNSERIQDFKFKPLIFSGAH
- a CDS encoding EutP/PduV family microcompartment system protein, with amino-acid sequence MRRIMLMGERGVGRRTVARLLGCTVPDLRRTMAVEYAGEFVFPPPEFLENRRFYCALITLATECAAILFVQDATRPTSAFPPGFARIFNRTVVGVISKTDMDAANTERARRFLHSAGTTQIVALSSVTLAGVNELRAALPLKA
- a CDS encoding BMC domain-containing protein, coding for MEEAKQRVIQEYVPGRQITLAHLIASPQRDIPLKLGLDESATDAIGILTITPSEGVIIAADIATKAADVQIGFLDRFGGSLLLTGDVASVEAGLREVLRYFGDVLHYALTDCTRS
- a CDS encoding BMC domain-containing protein: MKLRTIGCVELNSIGVGIQTADEMVKAANVELVISRPTCPGRYLVVITGDTGAVTSSVQTGLHLGADLVVDSFIIPNVHESVIPAMNGTAIREKINALGIIETYTAASCVLAADAAAKAGDVHLVELRLSAGLGGKAFVLMTGEVSAVQSSVDAGAANVTDGGPVVSKIVIPSPSDDLKKQLL
- a CDS encoding 4Fe-4S dicluster domain-containing protein, with product MGKPIVDAIRAAGVVGAGGAGLPTHVKADAAAQTVLVNGASCEPLLMSDPYLMETQVDTLVRGLEAMMDCTGAGRGVICLKGKHAHAMQSVREGVARLGKGRIEAFELGDFYPAGDEQVMVYEVLGGIVPERGIPLQIGAVVSNVESLCNVAHALDGKPVTHRYLTVGCEVRKPMVVRVPVGTRVAEVLQFAGGPTIDEYRVVDGGPMMGRVLPDTDQPVTKTTSGLLVLPPDHNVVCRKVMDPHTVKRLTNTICCQCSQCTDLCPRQLLGHSLHPHRLMRVLDGQAVDSPIAREALLCSECGICEKFACPMGLSPREVNAQLKKELMAAGVKWENRGEPLVASRFRDERRIPTSRLVSRLGLAGYEAHPHFAGDYTPSEVRIPLRQHIGAPALAVVHAGDHVKTGDLIGEIPEGAMGARVHASIDGVVTAVENGIITIKA
- a CDS encoding BMC domain-containing protein; translated protein: MMTDALGMVETRGLVGAVEAADAMVKAANVTLIGREQVGSGLVTVMVRGDVGAVKAATDAGAAAASRVGELVSVHVIPRPHEEVEMILPKCK
- a CDS encoding BMC domain-containing protein is translated as MDTLGIVDSRSIAAGAELADIMLKAAPVTLVRASVVCAGRFLILVGGDREAVDASVQAARATEARLAGSYVVSNVSSQVLNVLRRMPAEIGGAALGVVECRNAADSVIAADKAVKQAEVSLMRMVLGQGISGKSYFVLTGDVAAVREAAAAAADVLGNNLMRMVVIPQPDPEVVNALAGTARRSANDAQQ
- a CDS encoding EutN/CcmL family microcompartment protein, whose protein sequence is MLIGIVVGNVWATRKEDSLNGLKLMVVQRLDLAHNRLAESFVAVDCVGAGIGERVLITTGSPARKALYNQESPVDAAIVGILDQEEMMGKSPESE
- the eutJ gene encoding ethanolamine utilization protein EutJ translates to MDFAAADKLIATLDQCRENPRKVSPTEPLYVGVDLGTAYIVVVVVNAKREPVACAMRFAQVVRDGLVVDYAGGARIVRELTEELEERLGRKLENAAIAVPPGTSERDCATHRHVAEAAGYRVTALLDEPTAANSVLQVRDGAIVDIGGGTTGIALLQDDKVVYVADEPTGGTHVSLVLAGNYDIPFDEAEDLKKDASRHKELLPVVRPVIEKMAAIIRKHIQGRKVSALYLVGGTCCLADMESIIQKDTGVPTFKPANPFLVTPLGIALNCTD
- a CDS encoding phosphate propanoyltransferase; the protein is MNEQAIKDIVTDVVRKVLTEQCASSDREETMNAGPIPVEISARHVHLSVEDALSLYGEALRPERPLSQPGQFLCVERVRLIGPKGVMDKVAVLGPARSVSQIELSKTDARILGINPPVRQSGDTKDTPGIVLASTTGIVGLESGVIVAARHIHMHTDDAERFGLKDKDKVAVRLDTERPMILEDVLVRVSDSFKLAMHIDADEGNSAGWKPGVTGVIVRRSRG
- a CDS encoding BMC domain-containing protein, which gives rise to MTASANALGMIETRGLVGAIEAADAMVKAANVTLIGRSQVGSGLVTVMVRGDVGAVKAATDAGAAAAKKVGELVSVHVIPRPHSEVEMILPKREA
- a CDS encoding acetaldehyde dehydrogenase (acetylating) translates to MVDKDLLSIQEVRALVRAARKAQPEFAQMSQERVDAVIKAVSEATAAQAETLGTMAAEETGFGKPQDKKTKNLLASEKVYACIRDMKTVGILSTNNETKVVEVAVPVGVIAGIVPSTNPTSTTIYKSLISLKSGNAIVFTPHPSARKCIAKTVEIIQGALRSCNVSPDLVSCITIPTIEGTNELMKICDLILATGGPGMVKAAYSSGTPALGVGAGNTPAFIERTADIESAVTKIMSSKTFDNGTICASEQSIVTESCIAAKVRATLEAQGAYFLQGEKLEKVKNVMERGNGSMNPAIVGRDAQTIARIAGIDVPQGTRLLVSDEKGVGHKYPFSKEKLTALLGFYVVEDWHEACELCTALLHNCGAGHTLAIHSNNEEIIREFGLKKPVSRIMVNTPATQGAVGLSTGLFPSFTLGCGAVGGSATSDNVTPMNLINIRRVAYDLNSQCCCSGNGHGADSHAAPASSCCSGSGHGTSAPAASAGNIDINAVTELIVAELKKVL
- a CDS encoding BMC domain-containing protein codes for the protein MLALGLVETRGLIGAIEAADAMLKAADVRLLEKSLASGGLVTITIAGEVAAVQSSVDAATASIARIEGAECVSRHVIPRPDAELEHILLLQPRSIEIEAAAPAEAAQEGQTSMTDPADKAKPATQAAPPSKEKLAGMSINKLRQLARDLQVPLTRGQIVSSDKKTLIDAICRAALKEKE